A region from the Gossypium hirsutum isolate 1008001.06 chromosome A08, Gossypium_hirsutum_v2.1, whole genome shotgun sequence genome encodes:
- the LOC107946248 gene encoding homeobox-leucine zipper protein ATHB-12 yields METEYHPAVDEAIAGQAPQIPRNKKMNKLKKKRFSDEQIRLLESIFESETKLEPRKKMQPASELGLQPRQVAIWFQNKRARWKSKQKEQDYNTLKANYDNLESRFESLKKEKQSLILLIQKSSQLLEEPRKGRKGLDGSSTDGGGGGGGSKYGENKWETEAEGQPSFQHKECLGLQTENERDDVKQTGQGGEEFLIMDEYRNDSPASPDKFYGLHSTGMFDHSYTNFQWLNFWT; encoded by the exons ATGGAGACAGAGTATCATCCAGCAGTAGATGAAGCAATAGCAGGACAGGCACCTCAAATTCCAAGGAATAAGAAGATGAATAAGCTGAAGAAGAAGAGGTTTAGTGATGAGCAAATCAGGTTACTCGAGTCGATATTTGAATCGGAGACGAAGCTCGAACCGAGAAAGAAGATGCAACCGGCGAGTGAGCTAGGGCTTCAGCCTCGCCAAGTAGCTATATGGTTCCAAAACAAAAGAGCCAGATGGAAGTCCAAACAAAAAGAACAAGACTACAATACACTCAAAGCTAATTATGACAACTTGGAGTCAAGATTCGAGTCCTTGAAGAAAGAGAAACAGTCCTTGATTTTACTG ATTCAGAAGTCGAGCCAACTGCTGGAGGAACCTCGCAAGGGCAGGAAGGGTCTTGATGGAAGCAGCAcggatggtggtggtggtggtggtggttcaAAATATGGAGAGAACAAGTGGGAGACTGAGGCTGAAGGGCAGCCAAGTTTCCAACACAAGGAATGCCTCGGCTTACAAACTGAAAACGAGAGAGATGATGTAAAGCAAACAGGGCAGGGCGGAGAAGAATTTCTAATAATGGATGAGTATAGGAACGACTCCCCAGCTTCACCTGACAAATTTTATGGGCTTCATTCGACTGGCATGTTCGATCATTCATACACCAATTTTCAGTGGTTAAACTTTTGGACTTGA